In the genome of Desulfovibrio desulfuricans, one region contains:
- a CDS encoding acetate kinase has translation MKILVINAGSSSCKYQLLEMDTRSVLCSGLAERIGQEGGRLTHKIAPDTDKEEKLVRESFFPTHVEAMELVIALLTDPEKGVIKDKSEIYAIGHRVLHGGEAVSDPVLVNERVKQIVEECAVLGPLHNPANLMGIEVAEKLFPGVPNVAVFDTEFGMGMPKEAFMYALPYELYEELRIRRYGFHGTSHKYIANATAQFLGKPLSELRSITMHLGNGSSMSCVKNGKCFDTSMGLTPLEGLVMGTRCGTIDPAIVPFVMEKKGLSPAEADTLMNKKSGLLGICGYTDMRDVHAQVDKGNDRAELALNLLVRSIKKTLGSYFFLLEGNVDAMVFTAGIGENDDIVRAMVCEGLEAFGIKLNKQENSTRKPGARIISTPDSKIPVIIIPTNEELQIALATVEVLKK, from the coding sequence ATGAAAATTCTGGTGATCAACGCGGGTTCTTCATCCTGCAAGTATCAGCTGCTGGAAATGGACACGCGCAGCGTACTCTGCTCCGGCCTTGCCGAACGCATCGGGCAGGAAGGCGGACGCCTGACCCACAAAATCGCCCCTGATACCGACAAGGAAGAAAAACTGGTCCGCGAGTCCTTCTTCCCCACCCATGTGGAAGCCATGGAGCTGGTGATCGCCCTTTTGACCGACCCCGAAAAGGGCGTCATCAAGGACAAGAGCGAAATCTACGCCATCGGCCACCGCGTGCTGCACGGCGGCGAAGCCGTGAGCGACCCGGTACTGGTGAACGAACGCGTGAAGCAGATTGTAGAAGAATGCGCCGTGCTTGGCCCCTTGCACAACCCCGCCAACCTCATGGGCATTGAAGTGGCGGAAAAACTCTTCCCCGGCGTTCCCAACGTGGCCGTGTTCGACACCGAGTTCGGCATGGGCATGCCCAAGGAAGCCTTCATGTACGCTCTGCCCTACGAGCTGTATGAAGAACTGCGCATCCGCCGCTACGGCTTCCACGGCACCTCGCACAAGTACATCGCCAACGCCACGGCCCAGTTCCTCGGCAAGCCCCTTTCCGAGCTGCGCTCCATCACCATGCACCTCGGCAACGGTTCTTCCATGAGCTGCGTCAAAAACGGCAAGTGCTTCGACACCAGCATGGGCCTCACCCCGCTGGAAGGCCTTGTGATGGGTACCCGCTGCGGCACCATCGACCCGGCCATCGTGCCTTTTGTTATGGAAAAGAAGGGATTGAGCCCCGCCGAAGCCGACACGCTGATGAATAAAAAGTCCGGTCTGCTGGGCATCTGCGGCTACACCGACATGCGCGACGTGCATGCCCAGGTGGATAAGGGCAACGACCGCGCCGAGCTGGCCCTCAACCTGCTCGTGCGCAGCATCAAAAAGACCCTTGGTTCCTACTTCTTCCTGCTTGAGGGCAATGTGGACGCCATGGTCTTTACCGCCGGCATCGGCGAAAACGACGACATCGTGCGCGCCATGGTGTGCGAAGGCCTGGAAGCCTTTGGCATCAAGCTCAACAAGCAAGAAAACAGCACCCGCAAGCCCGGCGCGCGCATCATCTCTACGCCGGACAGCAAAATTCCCGTGATCATCATCCCCACCAACGAAGAGCTGCAGATCGCTCTGGCCACGGTGGAAGTGCTGAAAAAATAA